From Andrena cerasifolii isolate SP2316 chromosome 12, iyAndCera1_principal, whole genome shotgun sequence, a single genomic window includes:
- the Coq8 gene encoding ubiquinone biosynthesis protein COQ8, mitochondrial isoform X1, whose amino-acid sequence MSQPWMSDLIGVLRGAKAVTNAIIKHQEDAVRHTIRTTSLAVCVERRLKETAKNFNNIEPSKVPDQVATGLKEVTERMNVVERGIMEFLKIKANKIMGVPLDQYNPPKSSEIQLYVHNPAKDPKEVPFKMGDTDVGRDVSSKGTTNLREKEDKPVIKKYTTVKEKIETISSLDGEIPRIELSDKDKEILRKLELEHERNIKSKSMKQNNAPKPDPRGSTSEVIEDVKAASEKPQVRPSVRPKQTLSPNAKAQKVPSTRLQRMVSFGTLGIGLGVGTVAEYTRRTLGLKTQSLGDTFDNMFLTKANAERIVSTLCKVRGAALKIGQILSIQDETIISPELQKIFERVRQSADFMPTWQIEKVLISELGHDWRSKVATFENRPFAAASIGQVHHATLLNGQDVAIKIQYPGVAVGIQSDVENLVGVMKVWNIFPKGMFIDNLVEVAKRELAWEVDYVREAECTRKYKKFMEPYTDYYVPTVIDELSTSQVFTSEMVEGVPVDKCTSMDVDTREHICKLIMSLCLKELFVFRYMQTDPNWSNFFYNTNTKQLVLLDFGACREYDKAFMDKYIEVIYAASENDRDKILNLSREMGFLTGYESKIMEEAHVDAVMVLGQVFDKNKKYYDFGGQDVTKRIQSLVPTILDHRLCPPPEEIYSLHRKLSGVFLLCAKLQAKINCRDMFHEVYANYKFD is encoded by the exons ATGTCCCAGCCTTGGATGTCTGATCTCATCGGTGTGCTCAGAGGAGCTAAGGCGGTGACTAATGCCATTATAAAGCACCAAGAAGATGCGGTCAGACACACGATACGGACAACGAGCTTGGCAGTTTGCGTAGAGAGGCGTCTAAAGGAAACCgcaaagaactttaataatatAGAACCAAGTAAGGTTCCT GATCAAGTAGCAACTGGCCTTAAAGAAGTAACAGAACGAATGAATgttgtcgaaagaggtataatggAGTTTCTTAAAATCAAAGCTAATAAAATCATGGGCGTGCCGCTTGACCAGTACAATCCCCCGAAATCCAGTGAAATTCAATTGTACGTTCATAATCCTGCTAAGGATCCTAAAGAAGTACCATTTAAAATGGGAGACACAGATGTAGGACGGGATGTTAGCTCTAAGGGCACAACTAATTTACGGGAGAAAGAAGATAAACCAGTAATAAAGAAGTACACAACTGTGAAagagaaaattgaaacaatatCCAGTCTCGATGGTGAGATACCCAGAATTGAACTCTCCGACAAAGAtaaagagattttgaggaaattAGAATTAGAACATGAGAGAAATATAAAAAGCAAAAGTATGAAGCAAAATAATGCACCGAAACCTGATCCTCGGGGATCGACAAGCGAAGTAATAGAAGATGTGAAAGCAGCTTCAGAGAAACCTCAAGTTAGACCGTCTGTTAGACCAAAGCAAACT CTCTCGCCCAATGCAAAAGCACAAAAAGTTCCATCTACCAGGTTGCAGAGAATGGTAAGCTTCGGAACGTTAGGAATTGGCCTTGGCGTCGGTACAGTAGCAGAGTATACGCGTAGAACACTTGGATTAAAGACCCAAAGCCTTGGTGACACGTTTGATAATATGTTCCTTACAAAGGCAAATGCGGAAAGAATAGTTTCAACTTTGTGTAAAGTAAGAG GCGCAGCATTGAAGATTGGACAAATTTTAAGTATCCAAGATGAAACCATCATTAGTCCTGAACTACAGAAAATCTTTGAACGAGTTAGGCAGAGTGCTGATTTCATGCCAACATGGCAAATTGAG AAAGTATTAATCAGTGAACTTGGACATGACTGGAGAAGCAAAGTTGCTACCTTCGAGAATAGACCATTTGCTGCTGCTTCTATTG GTCAAGTACACCATGCTACTTTATTAAATGGTCAAGATGtggcaattaaaattcaatacCCTGGTGTAGCTGTAGGGATTCAAAGTGATGTTGAGAACTTAGTAGGCGTAATGAAG GTTTGGAACATCTTTCCAAAAGGTATGTTCATAGACAATTTAGTGGAAGTCGCAAAACGAGAGCTTGCATGGGAAGTTGATTACGTACGAGAAGCCGAGTGCacacgaaaatataaaaaattcatggaACCTTACACAGATTATTATGTTCCCACAGTGATAG ATGAACTTTCGACGAGTCAAGTTTTTACAAGTGAAATGGTGGAGGGTGTTCCTGTAGACAAATGTACGAGTATGGATGTGGATACAAGGGAACACATTTGCAAATTGATAATGAGTTTGTGCCTTAAAGAGTTATTTGTCTTCCGATACATGCAGACAGATCCAAATTGGTCAAACTTTTTCTACAACACTAATACAAAACAA TTAGTATTATTAGATTTTGGTGCGTGTCGAGAATACGACAAAGCATTTATGGACAAATACATTGAAGTGATATATGCTGCGAGCGAAAATGACCGTGACAAAATTCTAAACTTATCCAGGGAAATGGGATTCCTCACAGGATATGAATCCAAA ATTATGGAAGAAGCTCATGTAGACGCAGTAATGGTTCTAGGACaagtatttgataaaaataaaaagtactaTGACTTTGGAGGGCAGGATGTGACTAAACG AATTCAGTCACTAGTCCCAACAATACTGGACCACAGACTTTGTCCTCCACCGGAGGAGATATACAGCTTGCACAGAAAATTATCAGGAGTTTTCTTATTGTGCGCTAAGCTTCAAGCTAAAATAAATTGCCGTGATATGTTCCATGAAGTGTATGCGAATTACAAATTCGACTAA
- the Coq8 gene encoding ubiquinone biosynthesis protein COQ8, mitochondrial isoform X2 translates to MSQPWMSDLIGVLRGAKAVTNAIIKHQEDAVRHTIRTTSLAVCVERRLKETAKNFNNIEPSKVPDQVATGLKEVTERMNVVERGIMEFLKIKANKIMGVPLDQYNPPKSSEIQLYVHNPAKDPKEVPFKMGDTDVGRDVSSKGTTNLREKEDKPVIKKYTTVKEKIETISSLDGEIPRIELSDKDKEILRKLELEHERNIKSKSMKQNNAPKPDPRGSTSEVIEDVKAASEKPQVRPSVRPKQTLSPNAKAQKVPSTRLQRMVSFGTLGIGLGVGTVAEYTRRTLGLKTQSLGDTFDNMFLTKANAERIVSTLCKVRGAALKIGQILSIQDETIISPELQKIFERVRQSADFMPTWQIEKVLISELGHDWRSKVATFENRPFAAASIGQVHHATLLNGQDVAIKIQYPGVAVGIQSDVENLVGVMKVWNIFPKGMFIDNLVEVAKRELAWEVDYVREAECTRKYKKFMEPYTDYYVPTVIDELSTSQVFTSEMVEGVPVDKCTSMDVDTREHICKLIMSLCLKELFVFRYMQTDPNWSNFFYNTNTKQVCIRML, encoded by the exons ATGTCCCAGCCTTGGATGTCTGATCTCATCGGTGTGCTCAGAGGAGCTAAGGCGGTGACTAATGCCATTATAAAGCACCAAGAAGATGCGGTCAGACACACGATACGGACAACGAGCTTGGCAGTTTGCGTAGAGAGGCGTCTAAAGGAAACCgcaaagaactttaataatatAGAACCAAGTAAGGTTCCT GATCAAGTAGCAACTGGCCTTAAAGAAGTAACAGAACGAATGAATgttgtcgaaagaggtataatggAGTTTCTTAAAATCAAAGCTAATAAAATCATGGGCGTGCCGCTTGACCAGTACAATCCCCCGAAATCCAGTGAAATTCAATTGTACGTTCATAATCCTGCTAAGGATCCTAAAGAAGTACCATTTAAAATGGGAGACACAGATGTAGGACGGGATGTTAGCTCTAAGGGCACAACTAATTTACGGGAGAAAGAAGATAAACCAGTAATAAAGAAGTACACAACTGTGAAagagaaaattgaaacaatatCCAGTCTCGATGGTGAGATACCCAGAATTGAACTCTCCGACAAAGAtaaagagattttgaggaaattAGAATTAGAACATGAGAGAAATATAAAAAGCAAAAGTATGAAGCAAAATAATGCACCGAAACCTGATCCTCGGGGATCGACAAGCGAAGTAATAGAAGATGTGAAAGCAGCTTCAGAGAAACCTCAAGTTAGACCGTCTGTTAGACCAAAGCAAACT CTCTCGCCCAATGCAAAAGCACAAAAAGTTCCATCTACCAGGTTGCAGAGAATGGTAAGCTTCGGAACGTTAGGAATTGGCCTTGGCGTCGGTACAGTAGCAGAGTATACGCGTAGAACACTTGGATTAAAGACCCAAAGCCTTGGTGACACGTTTGATAATATGTTCCTTACAAAGGCAAATGCGGAAAGAATAGTTTCAACTTTGTGTAAAGTAAGAG GCGCAGCATTGAAGATTGGACAAATTTTAAGTATCCAAGATGAAACCATCATTAGTCCTGAACTACAGAAAATCTTTGAACGAGTTAGGCAGAGTGCTGATTTCATGCCAACATGGCAAATTGAG AAAGTATTAATCAGTGAACTTGGACATGACTGGAGAAGCAAAGTTGCTACCTTCGAGAATAGACCATTTGCTGCTGCTTCTATTG GTCAAGTACACCATGCTACTTTATTAAATGGTCAAGATGtggcaattaaaattcaatacCCTGGTGTAGCTGTAGGGATTCAAAGTGATGTTGAGAACTTAGTAGGCGTAATGAAG GTTTGGAACATCTTTCCAAAAGGTATGTTCATAGACAATTTAGTGGAAGTCGCAAAACGAGAGCTTGCATGGGAAGTTGATTACGTACGAGAAGCCGAGTGCacacgaaaatataaaaaattcatggaACCTTACACAGATTATTATGTTCCCACAGTGATAG ATGAACTTTCGACGAGTCAAGTTTTTACAAGTGAAATGGTGGAGGGTGTTCCTGTAGACAAATGTACGAGTATGGATGTGGATACAAGGGAACACATTTGCAAATTGATAATGAGTTTGTGCCTTAAAGAGTTATTTGTCTTCCGATACATGCAGACAGATCCAAATTGGTCAAACTTTTTCTACAACACTAATACAAAACAAGTTTGTATTAGAATGCTTTAA
- the LOC143375133 gene encoding gamma-glutamylcyclotransferase, which translates to MVNKFLYFAYGSNMLMKRIHINNPTAEHKDIGLLKNFRLDFATHSKRWGGCSATIVPTENYNVWGVVWELHESNMSTLDSQEGVANKLYFPLMVDVETSSGEILKCRVYQQHNNPGEHVKLRLLPNHRRPSPLYLETILKGAQESQLPADYIKFLETIPHNKYDGEYDIGLPLKEV; encoded by the exons AtggttaacaaatttttatactttgcgTATGGAAGCAACATGTTAATGAAAAGAATACACATTAATAATCCAACTGCGGAACACAAAGATATCGGACTTTTAAAG AATTTCAGACTTGACTTCGCGACACATTCGAAGAGGTGGGGTGGATGCTCTGCGACTATTGTTCCAACGGAGAATTACAACGTCTGGGGAGTGGTTTGGGAATTACACGAAAGCAACATGTCCACGTTAGACAGTCAAGAAGGTGTTGCGAATAAATTGTACTTTCCTTTAATGGTCGATGTAGAAACGTCTAGCGGGGAAATTTTAAAGTGTAGGGTGTACCAGCAACACAATAATCCAGGCGAGCATGTGAAGCTGCGTTTATTACCAAATCATAGGAGACCTTCGCCGTTATACTT AGAAACAATACTGAAAGGTGCGCAAGAAAGTCAATTACCAGCTGATTATATTAAATTCTTAGAAACAATACCACATAACAAATATGATGGAGAATACGATATTGg CCTGCCTTTGAAAGAAGTTTAG
- the Leurs-m gene encoding leucyl-tRNA synthetase, mitochondrial yields the protein MKFTGSLCKKLAPYYKNHVLFKCVISRCASTGVNLFSHEEVTYSMKKDIEDYWRDKVNLHAYNEADNTKEKYYALSMFPYPSGTLHMGHVRVYTISDAVAHFYRMNGYNVLHPMGWDAFGLPAENAAIEKHVDPAQWTKDNIEKMRSQLSLLNYSFDWNREFATCDPEYYRWTQELFLKLFDRGLVYQKEAFVNWDPIDETVLAEEQVDANDCSWRSGAKVEKRLLQQWFIRTTPFAKALFDGLNDPTLREWHDIIKMQKNWIGECSGTSFELQLISSIPNYPKTINVWTNTPEFIEYAKFVAISPKSLLSLSEYCRDVNEGIKVMDAKVLNPFSGKELPLFITDKVTFQPFRDTYIGIPSASMDDYHFSEAVGIEFLRHSIRSYEEQQEKLSDVLSKARKWKIGGYPVSSRLQDWLISRQRYWGTPIPIIHCPKCGVQPVPRDQLPVVLPKVTSSFSNKKSTLLDAEDWLNTCCPKCGGQATRESDTMDTFVDSSWYFLRYIDPKNTEEMFSVDKAKKMYPVDLYIGGKEHGVLHLYYARFISHFLHSEGLLPSPEPFKQLLVQGMIMGRTYQVETTGKYLRADEVEEREGKYLERNTNEPVVLSWEKMSKSRHNGIDPLELLDKYGIDTTRLLILADVAPTSNRNWSDNTIPGIINWQNRMWKTVRTFLQFRNSLSLEELRAESTDPEFVKDDDYMFDSRNYFLKTVTFNVTKSQQLSVAISRMQGLSNSLRKVSLECLKKSQQFERALAVQIIMLAPLAPHFASELWAAFSSAKHHLISESEVQLDKDVMDQDWPEIDMDYKMVLNFIVNGKVCKKFKIPKRELDKLEVEAAFELAKNQPEVQRCLKNSKVLETKLLSKAGYDSTVYIVTEKIKKAVTT from the exons ATGAAGTTTACAGGATCGTTGTGCAAAAAACTGGCTCCGTACTATAAGAATCATGTGCTCTTTAAGTGTGTCATTAGCCGATGCGCTTCGACCGGCGTAAACTTATTCTCG CATGAAGAAGTCACGTATTCAATGAAGAAAGACATAGAAGATTACTGGAGGGATAAAGTTAATTTGCATGCGTACAACGAAGCAGATAATACGAAGGAAAAATATTACGCTCTGTCAATGTTCCCTTATCCCTCGGGAACACTTCATATGGGTCACGTGAGAGTTTATACGATAAGCGACGCTGTAGCTCATTTTTATAGAATGAATG GATATAATGTCCTTCATCCAATGGGGTGGGATGCGTTCGGACTACCCGCTGAAAATGCCGCGATTGAGAAGCACGTTGACCCTGCCCAATGGACAAAGGATAACATTGAAAAGATGCGAAGCCAATTGAGTTTGTTGAATTATTCGTTCGATTGGAACAGAGAATTTGCGACATGTGATCCAGAGTATTATAGGTGGACACAGGAGttatttttgaaacttttcgaTAGAGGTCTTGTATATCAGAAGGAAGCTTTTGTTAATTGGGATCCCATCGATGAAACTGTGTTGGCAGAAGAGCAGGTCGATGCAAATGATTGCTCTTGGAGATCGGGTGCCAAAGTAGAGAAAAGATTGTTACAGCAGTGGTTTATTAGAACCACGCCGTTCGCTAA GGCACTGTTTGATGGTTTAAACGACCCGACGTTGAGAGAATGGCACGATATTATAAAAATGCAAAAGAACTGGATAGGCGAATGCAGCGGCACTAGTTTTGAACTGCAATTAATATCGAGTATCCCAAATTATCCGAAGACAATTAATGTCTGGACGAACACTCCGGAGTTTATTGAATACGCAAAGTTTGTTGCGATATCTCCAAAGAGTTTATTAAGTCTGTCAGAGTATTGTCGAGACGTAAACGAAGGAATTAAAGTAATGGATGCTAAAGTACTAAATCCATTCAGTGGGAAAGAACTACCACTATTCATAACAGATAAAGTTACATTTCAACCTTTCAGAGATACATACATTGGTATACCCTCTGCTTCGATGGATGATTATCATTTCTCCGAAGCAGTCGGAATTGAATTTCTGCGGCACTCGATAAGAAGTTACGAAGAGCAACAAGAGAAACTGTCGGATGTATTATCTAAAGCGAGAAAGTGGAAAATTGGTGGATATCCGGTTAGTTCGAGGTTGCAAGATTGGTTGATATCTAGGCAAAGGTATTGGGGCACGCCAATCCCAATTATTCACTGTCCAAAGTGTGGTGTTCAGCCAGTGCCGCGTGATCAGCTTCCTGTAGTCTTACCAAAAGTAACATcgtcattttcaaataaaaaatccacaCTACTCGACGCTGAAGATTGGTTAAATACTTGTTGCCCTAAATGCGGAGGGCAGGCAACTAGAGAATCAGACACAATGGATACATTTGTGGATAGTTCCTGGTATTTCTTACGGTATATCGATCCCAAAAATACAGAAGAAATGTTCTCCGTtgataaagcaaagaaaatgtATCCCGTTGATCTATATATTGGTGGAAAAGAGCATG GCGTACTGCATTTATATTACGCTAGGTTCATAAGTCACTTCTTACATTCAGAAGGACTATTACCCAGTCCTGAGCCATTCAAGCAATTACTTGTGCAGGGTATGATAATGGGAAGGACTTACCAAGTAGAAACCACAGGAAAGTATTTGAGGGCAGATGAGGTagaagaaagagaaggaaagtaCTTGGAGAGGAATACAAATGAACCTGTAGTCCTTTCCTGGGAAAAGATGTCGAAATCGAGGCATAATGGCATCGATCCTCTCGAATTATTAGACAAATACGGGATTGACACAACTAGATTATTAATATTAGCCGACGTAGCACCAACGTCAAATAGAAATTGGAGCGATAACA CAATTCCGGGAATTATTAATTGGCAAAATCGTATGTGGAAAACGGTAAGAACTTTCTTACAATTTCGCAACAGTCTGAGTTTAGAAGAACTTCGGGCAGAATCTACTGATCCGGAATTTGTCAAAGACGACGACTATATGTTCGACAGCAGAAATTATTTCTTGAAAACTGTAACTTTTAACGTAACTAAATCTCAGCAGTTAAGTGTTGCAATATCGAGAATGCAAGGGCTCTcgaatag CTTGCGTAAAGTATCTCTGGAATGCTTGAAGAAAAGTCAGCAATTTGAACGTGCATTAGCGGTTCAAATTATAATGCTCGCGCCATTGGCGCCGCATTTCGCTTCGGAGCTGTGGGCAGCGTTTTCTTCGGCTAAGCATCACCTTATAAGTGAAAGCGAAGTACAGTTGGACAAGGATGTTATGGATCAAGACTGGCCAGAAATAGATATGGATTACAAAATGGTACTGAATTTCATT GTAAATGGTAAAGTTTGTAAAAAGTTCAAAATACCTAAACGTGAATTGGATAAACTGGAAGTTGAGGCAGCCTTCGAGTTGGCAAAGAATCAGCCAGAAGTCCAACGATGTTTAAAGAACAGCAAGGTTCTCGAGACTAAACTTCTTTCAAAGGCAGGCTACGATTCAACAGTGTACATTGTTAcggaaaagattaaaaaagctGTGACGACATAA
- the Rpl13 gene encoding ribosomal protein L13, which translates to MGKRNNMIPNGHFHKDWQRFVKTWFNQPARKYRRKQNRIKKARAVAPKPVKLLRPVVHCPTFRYHTKVRAGKGFTLAELKASGLNKRFARTIGIAVDPRRRNKSVESLQTNAQRLKEYKSKLILFPLNEKKPKKGDATEEEMKVATQLKGAVMPIRHQAPARAMARVVSEEEKKFSAYVTLREARADARLVGIRAKRVKDAAENPDDVTKVAKDKKPKK; encoded by the exons ATGGGTAAGAGAAATAATATGATCCCTAACGGGCACTTCCATAAAGACTGGCAACGGTTCGTGAAAACCTGGTTCAACCAACCGGCCAGGAAATACCGTAGGAAGCAAAACCGTATAAAGAAAGCTCGAGCAGTTGCGCCAAA GCCAGTTAAACTATTAAGACCTGTGGTTCATTGCCCCACATTCCGCTATCACACAAAAGTCAGGGCTGGCAAAGGTTTCACCTTGGCCGAGCTGAAAGCCAGTGGTCTGAACAAAAGATTTGCGAGGACTATTGGGATTGCAGTAGATCCTAGAAGGCGAAACAAGTCCGTGGAATCTCTGCAGACGAATGCTCAGAGATTGAAGGAATATAAATCGAAATTGATTCTCTTCCCATTGAACGAGAAGAAA CCTAAGAAGGGTGACGCAACCGAGGAGGAGATGAAGGTTGCAACTCAACTGAAGGGAGCAGTTATGCCAATAAGACACCAAGCACCAGCCAGAGCAATGGCTCGTGTCGTCTCCGAGGAAGAGAAGAAATTCTCAGCGTATGTTACGCTTCGCGAAGCTAGGGCTGACGCCAGATTAGTTGGGATCCGCGCGAAGCGCGTGAAGGACGCAGCAGAGAACCCTGACGATGTCACCAAGGTTGCTAAGGACAAGAAACCCAAGAAGTAA